In one Stegostoma tigrinum isolate sSteTig4 chromosome 28, sSteTig4.hap1, whole genome shotgun sequence genomic region, the following are encoded:
- the LOC125466615 gene encoding NAD kinase-like isoform X2 produces the protein MRETMRIIHSVGNISSPTRNGISWKWHIQDPASQRLTWSKPPTSILVIKKIQDDRLLQPFKDLCIFLMEEKDMIVYVEKKVLEDPTIANDESFGPLKKLCTFTEGYDDLSDRIDFIICLGGDGTLLYASSLFQDSVPPVMAFHLGSLGFLTPFNFDTYQSQVAQVIEGNVAIILRSRLKVKVVKENWEKRGCQEHTVEENGLIVTKHGDNELGKRATQYQVLNEVVIDRGPSSYLSNVDLFLNGRLITSVQGDGVIVATPTGSTAYAAAAGASMIHPNVPAIMITPICPHSLSFRPIVVPAGVDLQIMLSPDARNTAWISFDGRKRQEICHGDSITITTSCYPVPSICFRDPVNDWFDSLAECLHWNVRKKQSHLTDVEDF, from the exons GCACATTCAGGATCCAGCCAGTCAACGGCTAACATGGAGTAAGCCTCCGACGAGTATCCTAGTCATTAAAAAGATTCAAGATGATCGTCTCCTTCAGCCATTTAAGGATCTTTGCATCTTCCTCATGGAG GAGAAAGATATGATTGTTTATGTAGAGAAAAAGGTGCTTGAAGACCCCACCATTGCAAACGATGAGAGCTTTGGACCACTAAAGAAATTGTGTACTTTTACAGAAG GCTATGACGATTTATCTGATCGGATAGACTTTATTATTTGCCTAGGAGGAGACGGCACCTTACTTTACGCATCATCCTTATTCCAG gaTAGCGTACCACCAGTGATGGCATTTCACCTCGGATCTCTGGGTTTCCTGACACCATTTAACTTTGATACCTATCAGTCACAAGTCGCACAAGTAATTGAAG GGAATGTTGCCATTATCCTGCGAAGCCGCCTCAAGGTCAAAGTGGTGAAGGAAAACTGGGAAAAGAGAGGCTGCCAGGAGCACACTGTGGAGGAGAACGGACTGATAGTGACCAAGCACGGGGACAATGAGTTGGGAAAGCGAGCAACGCAGTACCAG GTCCTGAATGAGGTTGTGATTGACAGAGGTCCTTCATCCTATCTCTCCAATGTTGATTTGTTTCTGAATGGCCGCCTAATAACATCTGTCCAAGGAGATG gagtGATTGTCGCCACACCAACTGGGAGCACAGCGTATGCTGCAGCGGCAGGAGCCTCAATGATTCACCCCAATGTTCCTGCCATAATGATCACCCCCATCTGTCCACATTCCTTATCGTTCCGACCAATAGTTGTACCAGCAGGAGTGGACCTCCAG ATTATGCTGTCACCAGACGCTAGGAACACCGCGTGGATTTCATTTGATGGACGGAAGCGCCAAGAGATTTGCCATGGTGACAG CATCACCATTACTACCTCCTGCTACCCAGTCCCATCGATATGCTTCAGGGACCCAGTGAATGATTGGTTTGATAGTTTGGCTGAGTGTTTACACTGGAACGTGAGAAAGAAGCAAAGTCACCTAACGGATGTGGAGGATTTCTGA
- the LOC125466615 gene encoding NAD kinase-like isoform X3, which produces MGITGETQSFAGRPIREKWNGRKWHIQDPASQRLTWSKPPTSILVIKKIQDDRLLQPFKDLCIFLMEEKDMIVYVEKKVLEDPTIANDESFGPLKKLCTFTEGYDDLSDRIDFIICLGGDGTLLYASSLFQDSVPPVMAFHLGSLGFLTPFNFDTYQSQVAQVIEGNVAIILRSRLKVKVVKENWEKRGCQEHTVEENGLIVTKHGDNELGKRATQYQVLNEVVIDRGPSSYLSNVDLFLNGRLITSVQGDGVIVATPTGSTAYAAAAGASMIHPNVPAIMITPICPHSLSFRPIVVPAGVDLQIMLSPDARNTAWISFDGRKRQEICHGDSITITTSCYPVPSICFRDPVNDWFDSLAECLHWNVRKKQSHLTDVEDF; this is translated from the exons GCACATTCAGGATCCAGCCAGTCAACGGCTAACATGGAGTAAGCCTCCGACGAGTATCCTAGTCATTAAAAAGATTCAAGATGATCGTCTCCTTCAGCCATTTAAGGATCTTTGCATCTTCCTCATGGAG GAGAAAGATATGATTGTTTATGTAGAGAAAAAGGTGCTTGAAGACCCCACCATTGCAAACGATGAGAGCTTTGGACCACTAAAGAAATTGTGTACTTTTACAGAAG GCTATGACGATTTATCTGATCGGATAGACTTTATTATTTGCCTAGGAGGAGACGGCACCTTACTTTACGCATCATCCTTATTCCAG gaTAGCGTACCACCAGTGATGGCATTTCACCTCGGATCTCTGGGTTTCCTGACACCATTTAACTTTGATACCTATCAGTCACAAGTCGCACAAGTAATTGAAG GGAATGTTGCCATTATCCTGCGAAGCCGCCTCAAGGTCAAAGTGGTGAAGGAAAACTGGGAAAAGAGAGGCTGCCAGGAGCACACTGTGGAGGAGAACGGACTGATAGTGACCAAGCACGGGGACAATGAGTTGGGAAAGCGAGCAACGCAGTACCAG GTCCTGAATGAGGTTGTGATTGACAGAGGTCCTTCATCCTATCTCTCCAATGTTGATTTGTTTCTGAATGGCCGCCTAATAACATCTGTCCAAGGAGATG gagtGATTGTCGCCACACCAACTGGGAGCACAGCGTATGCTGCAGCGGCAGGAGCCTCAATGATTCACCCCAATGTTCCTGCCATAATGATCACCCCCATCTGTCCACATTCCTTATCGTTCCGACCAATAGTTGTACCAGCAGGAGTGGACCTCCAG ATTATGCTGTCACCAGACGCTAGGAACACCGCGTGGATTTCATTTGATGGACGGAAGCGCCAAGAGATTTGCCATGGTGACAG CATCACCATTACTACCTCCTGCTACCCAGTCCCATCGATATGCTTCAGGGACCCAGTGAATGATTGGTTTGATAGTTTGGCTGAGTGTTTACACTGGAACGTGAGAAAGAAGCAAAGTCACCTAACGGATGTGGAGGATTTCTGA